The Cygnus atratus isolate AKBS03 ecotype Queensland, Australia chromosome 7, CAtr_DNAZoo_HiC_assembly, whole genome shotgun sequence genome includes a window with the following:
- the NPM3 gene encoding nucleoplasmin-3 — protein sequence MEPHGAGSVLFGCELTASTKSYTFQVDEEDDSDHVLALSVVCLTDGAKDECNVVEVVGRNHENQEIAVPVANLKLSCQPLLSLDNFKLQPPVTFRLAAGSGPVHLAGWHQITHREDISFEEDDEDMSEEEEVDPIVPAKKERRKQ from the exons ATGGAGCCGCACGGAGCCGGCAGCGTCCTCTTCG GCTGTGAGCTGACTGCCAGTACCAAATCCTACACGTTTCAGGTGGATGAGGAAGATGACTCTGACCACGTCTTGGCCCTGTCTGTG GTCTGCCTCACGGATGGTGCCAAGGACGAGTGCAACGTGGTGGAGGTGGTCGGGCGAAACCACGAGAACCAGGAGATCGCTGTGCCCGTGGCCAACCTGAAGTTGTCGTGCCAGCCCTTG CTGAGCCTGGACAACTTCAAGCTGCAGCCCCCGGTGACTTTCCGCCTGGCAGCGGGCTCCGGCCCTGTGCACCTCGCCGGCTGGCACCAGATCA CGCACAGGGAAGACATTTCCTTTGAGGAGGACGACGAGGACAtgtctgaggaggaggaggttgaTCCCATCGTGCCAGCCAAGAAGGAGCGGAGGAAGCAGTAA